One part of the Sebastes fasciatus isolate fSebFas1 chromosome 8, fSebFas1.pri, whole genome shotgun sequence genome encodes these proteins:
- the idh3g gene encoding isocitrate dehydrogenase [NAD] subunit gamma, mitochondrial isoform X1 has product MAVHSAAVLSMSKIFNPFWGGRLGNTVKVFGTTLTSHRNKSSHSTDNIPPPAKYGGRHTVTLIPGDGIGPELLNHVREVFRFSCVPVDFEVVEVNSALETEEDIDNAITAIRRNGVALKGNIETKHTMAPSVKSRNNLLRTSLDLYANVMHCQSLPGVQTRHKNIDIMIIRENTEGEYSSLEHESVSGVVECLKIITRNNSLRIAEYAFRLAKEKGRSRVTAVHKANIMKLGDGLFLQCCREVASDYPDITFDSMIVDNTTMQLVSNPQQFDVMVMPNLYGNVVSNVCAGLVGGPGLVPGANYGRDYAVFETATRNTGKSIAGKNIANPTAMLLAGCMMLDHLKLYDYATMIRNAILGTMNETRLHTADIGGQGTTSEVVQSIMRFIQSKGPLTTEL; this is encoded by the exons atggctgTTCACAGTGCTGCTGTGCTCTCCATGTCTAAAATCTTTAATCCTTTCTGGGGTGGACGCCTTGGAAACACGGTTAAA GTATTTGGAACAACTCTGACAAGCCACAGGAACAAGAGCTCACATAGT acagacaacatt CCCCCTCCTGCAAAGTATGGAGGCCGACACACTGTGACCCTCATCCCTGGAGATGGAATCGGTCCAGAGCTGCTCAATCATGTCAGAGAGGTTTTCAG GTTCAGCTGTGTCCCGGTGGACTTTGAGGTGGTGGAAGTCAACTCTGCTCTGGAGACTGAGGAGGATATCGACAACGCCATCACTGCCATTCGCCGCAATGGAGTTGCCCTCAAAG GTAACATAGAAACCAAACACACCATGGCGCCATCTGTCAAATCCAGAAATAATCTCCTACG CACAAGCTTAGACCTATATGCCAACGTGATGCACTGCCAGTCGCTCCCTGGAGTCCAGACTCGCCACAAGAACATTGACATCATGATCATCAGAGAGAACACGGAGGGAGAGTACAGCAGTCTGGAGCACGAG AGTGTATCAGGAGTAGTGGAGTGTCTCAAGATCATCACCAGGAACAATTCCCTCAGGATTGCTGAGTACGCCTTCCGACTGGCCAAGGAGAAAGGTCGTAGCAGGGTCACTGCCGTACACAAGGCTAACATCAT GAAGCTCGGCGATGGCTTGTTCCTGCAGTGTTGCAGAGAAGTGGCCTCTGATTACCCAGACATCACATTTGACAGCATGATCGTGGACAACACCACCATGCAG ctgGTGTCCAATCCCCAGCAGTTTGATGTGATGGTGATGCCCAATCTGTACGGGAACGTGGTGAGCAACGTGTGTGCAGGCCTGGTGGGAGGGCCTGGCCTCGTGCCCGGGGCTAATTACGGCCGTGACTATGCTGTCTTTGAAACG GCCACAAGGAACACCGGGAAGAGTATTGCAGGCAAGAACATTGCTAACCCCACTGCCATGCTGCTAGCCGGCTGCATGATGCTGGACCACCTCAA GCTTTATGACTACGCCACTATGATCCGAAATGCAATCCTCGGCACCATGAATGAAACCAGG ttGCACACAGCTGATATCGGGGGTCAAGGCACCACATCAGAGGTGGTCCAGTCCATCATGAGGTTCATCCAGAGCAAAGGGCCGCTCACAACTGagctctaa
- the idh3g gene encoding isocitrate dehydrogenase [NAD] subunit gamma, mitochondrial isoform X2 — translation MAVHSAAVLSMSKIFNPFWGGRLGNTVKVFGTTLTSHRNKSSHSPPPAKYGGRHTVTLIPGDGIGPELLNHVREVFRFSCVPVDFEVVEVNSALETEEDIDNAITAIRRNGVALKGNIETKHTMAPSVKSRNNLLRTSLDLYANVMHCQSLPGVQTRHKNIDIMIIRENTEGEYSSLEHESVSGVVECLKIITRNNSLRIAEYAFRLAKEKGRSRVTAVHKANIMKLGDGLFLQCCREVASDYPDITFDSMIVDNTTMQLVSNPQQFDVMVMPNLYGNVVSNVCAGLVGGPGLVPGANYGRDYAVFETATRNTGKSIAGKNIANPTAMLLAGCMMLDHLKLYDYATMIRNAILGTMNETRLHTADIGGQGTTSEVVQSIMRFIQSKGPLTTEL, via the exons atggctgTTCACAGTGCTGCTGTGCTCTCCATGTCTAAAATCTTTAATCCTTTCTGGGGTGGACGCCTTGGAAACACGGTTAAA GTATTTGGAACAACTCTGACAAGCCACAGGAACAAGAGCTCACATAGT CCCCCTCCTGCAAAGTATGGAGGCCGACACACTGTGACCCTCATCCCTGGAGATGGAATCGGTCCAGAGCTGCTCAATCATGTCAGAGAGGTTTTCAG GTTCAGCTGTGTCCCGGTGGACTTTGAGGTGGTGGAAGTCAACTCTGCTCTGGAGACTGAGGAGGATATCGACAACGCCATCACTGCCATTCGCCGCAATGGAGTTGCCCTCAAAG GTAACATAGAAACCAAACACACCATGGCGCCATCTGTCAAATCCAGAAATAATCTCCTACG CACAAGCTTAGACCTATATGCCAACGTGATGCACTGCCAGTCGCTCCCTGGAGTCCAGACTCGCCACAAGAACATTGACATCATGATCATCAGAGAGAACACGGAGGGAGAGTACAGCAGTCTGGAGCACGAG AGTGTATCAGGAGTAGTGGAGTGTCTCAAGATCATCACCAGGAACAATTCCCTCAGGATTGCTGAGTACGCCTTCCGACTGGCCAAGGAGAAAGGTCGTAGCAGGGTCACTGCCGTACACAAGGCTAACATCAT GAAGCTCGGCGATGGCTTGTTCCTGCAGTGTTGCAGAGAAGTGGCCTCTGATTACCCAGACATCACATTTGACAGCATGATCGTGGACAACACCACCATGCAG ctgGTGTCCAATCCCCAGCAGTTTGATGTGATGGTGATGCCCAATCTGTACGGGAACGTGGTGAGCAACGTGTGTGCAGGCCTGGTGGGAGGGCCTGGCCTCGTGCCCGGGGCTAATTACGGCCGTGACTATGCTGTCTTTGAAACG GCCACAAGGAACACCGGGAAGAGTATTGCAGGCAAGAACATTGCTAACCCCACTGCCATGCTGCTAGCCGGCTGCATGATGCTGGACCACCTCAA GCTTTATGACTACGCCACTATGATCCGAAATGCAATCCTCGGCACCATGAATGAAACCAGG ttGCACACAGCTGATATCGGGGGTCAAGGCACCACATCAGAGGTGGTCCAGTCCATCATGAGGTTCATCCAGAGCAAAGGGCCGCTCACAACTGagctctaa